One segment of Phragmites australis chromosome 13, lpPhrAust1.1, whole genome shotgun sequence DNA contains the following:
- the LOC133889749 gene encoding cytochrome c oxidase subunit 6b-2-like, giving the protein MVPLDRPLDPGIAIRLCLRSPTDEMAEIEIKTAPADFRFPTTNQTRHCFTRYVEYHRCVNAKGEAASDCEKFAKYYRSLCPGEWVEKWNEQRENGTFAGPL; this is encoded by the exons ATGGTTCCACTTGACCGTCCTCTCGATCCCGGCATCGCCATTCGCCTCTGTCTCCGGTCACCAACCGACGAGATGGCCGAG ATTGAGATAAAGACAGCTCCTGCTGACTTCCGCTTCCCTACAACGAACCAAACTAGGCATTGTTTTACACGCTATGTTGAGTACCACAG ATGTGTGAATGCCAAAGGGGAGGCTGCTTCTGATTGTGAGAAATTTGCCAAGTACTACCGCTCTCTTTGCCCAGGAGAATGG GTTGAAAAGTGGAACGAGCAGAGGGAGAATGGAACATTTGCAGGGCCCCTCTAA